Genomic window (Candidatus Binataceae bacterium):
CGCGATATCGCTCAGGTTGACGGCCAGGGCGCGCGCTCCCAAGGCGGCTGGCTTGAACCATTCCAGGCGAAAATGGACCCCTTCCACCATCGAATCGATCGTGGCTAACTGAGGCCGATGCCCAGGCGC
Coding sequences:
- a CDS encoding AIR synthase related protein translates to MKPIGEFQLIDRLCRGLSLSRRTLLGPGDDCAVTAPGHRPQLATIDSMVEGVHFRLEWFKPAALGARALAVNLSDIA